The Vidua chalybeata isolate OUT-0048 chromosome 21, bVidCha1 merged haplotype, whole genome shotgun sequence genome contains a region encoding:
- the MYMK gene encoding protein myomaker encodes MGSLVAKLLLPTLSSLVFLPTISIAAKRRFHMEAMVYFFTMFFVAFYHVCDGPGLSVLCFMRYDILEYFSIYGTALSIWVSLMALAEFDEPKRSTFIMFGVLTIAVRIYHDRWGYGVYSGPIGTAVLVITVRWLQKMKEKKGLYPDKSVYTQQIGPGFCFGALALMLRFFFEEWDYTYVHSFYHCALAMALVLLLPKENKKAGGGGTPARLDCSTLCCCV; translated from the exons ATGGGCTCGCTGGTGGCCAAGCTCCTTCTGCCCACCCTCAGCTCCTTGGTCTTCCTCCCCACCATCAGCATCGCGGCCAAGCGGCGTTTCCACATGGAAGCCATGGTTTACTTCTTCACCATGTTCTTCGTGGCG TTTTACCATGTTTGTGACGGCCCCGGGTTATCAGTGCTGTGCTTTATGCGCTACGACATCCTGGAGTACTTCAGCATCTACGGAACAGCCCTGTCCATTTGGGTGTCCCTGATGG ccctggcagagTTTGACGAGCCCAAGAGATCGACCTTCATCATGTTTGGCGTCCTCACCATCGCCGTGAGGATCTACCACGACCGCTGGGGCTACGGCGTCTACTCGGGCCCCATCGGGACGGCCGTGCTGGTGATCACGGTCAGATGG ctgcagaagatgaaggagaagaaagggcTCTATCCTGACAAGAGTGTCTACACCCAACAGATCGGTCCTGGCTTCTGTTTCGGGGCGCTGGCGCTGATGCTGAGGTTCTTCTTTGAG GAGTGGGATTACACCTACGTGCACAGCTTCTACCACTGTGCCTTGGCCATGGCCctcgtgctgctgctgcccaaggagAACAAGAaggccgggggcggcgggaccCCCGCCAGGCTGGACTGCTCCACGCTCTGCTGCTGCGTCTGA